A window from Cryptomeria japonica chromosome 1, Sugi_1.0, whole genome shotgun sequence encodes these proteins:
- the LOC131856977 gene encoding putative ripening-related protein 1 — translation MKMKMMLIIAFVLMLSISTAKCSRRDGERILASSCKPSGFLKGNSHECNRLHNSECCKSGEKYPQYKCSPRVTEKTKATLSLNGFDRNEDGGGPSECDGKYHKNSELVVALSTGWYAGGSRCHKQIQINNPGNGRSVKAMVVDECDSFSGCDNVHDFQPPCANNIVDASPAVWKALGVDDKDAGLMSITWSDA, via the coding sequence atgaagatgaagatgatgttaaTAATAGCGTTTGTATTGATGCTGAGCATAAGCACAGCGAAATGCAGTAGGCGTGATGGTGAAAGAATCCTTGCCTCATCATGTAAACCTAGCGGATTTTTGAAGGGCAACTCCCACGAGTGTAATCGCCTACATAATTCAGAGTGCTGCAAGTCAGGGGAAAAATACCCGCAGTACAAATGCTCACCCCGTGTGACAGAGAAAACTAAAGCTACTCTCAGTTTGAATGGGTTTGATAGGAATGAAGACGGAGGAGGACCTTCTGAATGTGATGGAAAGTACCACAAAAATAGCGAACTTGTAGTTGCTCTTTCCACCGGCTGGTACGCCGGTGGCAGCCGGTGTCACAAACAGATACAAATCAATAATCCAGGGAATGGACGAAGTGTGAAGGCCATGGTGGTAGACGAGTGCGACTCTTTCTCTGGGTGTGATAACGTTCATGACTTCCAACCCCCTTGTGCCAACAATATCGTAGATGCTTCTCCAGCCGTATGGAAAGCCTTAGGAGTCGACGATAAGGATGCTGGTCTGATGAGTATCACATGGTCCGACGCCTAG